The Hevea brasiliensis isolate MT/VB/25A 57/8 chromosome 1, ASM3005281v1, whole genome shotgun sequence genome has a window encoding:
- the LOC110661776 gene encoding lysine histidine transporter-like 8, translating to MADVLEFGSTPATPKQGSVAASSPPISAPPSQFHSPSLSRSPLLSTSDHVQPASANRTPRTSTPATPKQASTPATPKQANVAASTPPISAPPSQFHSPSLSRSPLLSTGDHIQPASTNRTPRTSTPKISTPRLRTPRFITPLGSPIRRALKLTKLDPQDAWLPITESRNGNKYYAAFHCLCSGIGVQALVLPVAFTTLGWAWGVIYMTLTFIWQLYTLFLLVQLHESVEQGIRYSRYMQLANATFGEKLSKWLALLPIMYLSAGTCIALIIIGGSTSKMFFQTVCGETCNVKTLTTVEWYLVFTCAAVVLSQLPNMNSIAGVSLVGAITAVGYCTLIWAVSVAEGRMPGVSYNPVRASSDIERTFDILNALGIIAFAFRGHNLILEIQATMPSSEKHPSRVPMWKGVKVAYALIAMCLFPLAIGGYWAYGQMIPPNGGMLTALFAFHGRDTSRFILGLTSLFVIINAMSSFQIYGMPTFDDLESLYTKRMKKPCPWWLRAIIRALVGYLCFFVAVAIPFLGSFAGLIGGIALPVTLAYPCFMWLKMKKPKVYSSMWFLNWGLGIFGLALSGALIAAGIYVVVSTGTKVSFFNPQ from the exons ATGGCTGATGTTCTTGAATTTGGCTCCACTCCTGCGACACCAAAACAAGGCTCTGTCGCAGCATCATCGCCTCCTATATCAGCTCCTCCTTCACAGTTTCACTCTCCTTCCTTGTCTAGATCACCACTGCTCTCCACCAGTGATCATGTTCAGCCTGCAAGCGCAAACAGAACGCCAAGGACCTCAACTCCTGCGACACCAAAACAAGCCTCCACTCCTGCGACACCAAAACAAGCCAATGTCGCAGCATCAACGCCTCCTATATCAGCTCCTCCTTCACAGTTCCACTCTCCATCATTGTCTCGATCACCTTTGCTCTCTACCGGTGATCATATTCAACCTGCAAGTACAAACAGAACCCCAAGGACCTCAACTCCGAAGATCTCAACTCCAAGACTGCGAACACCTAGGTTTATTACCCCTTTAGGTAGCCCCATCAGAAGGGCTCTCAAACTTACTAAGCTAGACCCTCAAGATGCTTGGCTTCCAATCACTGAGTCCCGAAATGGGAACAAATACTACGCAGCGTTTCACTGTCTTTGCTCAGGGATTGGTGTTCAAGCACTTGTCCTCCCTGTTGCTTTCACCACCCTTGGTTG GGCCTGGGGAGTCATATACATGACCTTAACATTTATTTGGCAATTGTACACTCTTTTTCTCCTGGTTCAACTCCATGAATCTGTAGAACAGGGCATTCGATACAGCAGATATATGCAGCTCGCAAACGCTACCTTTG GTGAGAAGTTATCAAAGTGGCTTGCGCTTCTCCCAATCATGTATCTATCGGCAGGGACATGTATTGCTCTAATCATCATAGGAGGATCGACATCAAAAATGTTCTTCCAGACAGTATGTGGGGAGACATGCAACGTCAAGACATTAACAACTGTAGAATGGTACTTGGTGTTTACGTGCGCTGCAGTTGTTCTGTCTCAGCTTCCAAACATGAACTCCATTGCTGGTGTTTCGCTAGTTGGAGCCATCACTGCTGTTGGGTATTGTACGCTTATATGGGCGGTTTCTGTCGCTGAAGGTAGGATGCCTGGGGTATCATACAACCCTGTGCGTGCTTCCAGTGACATAGAAAGGACTTTTGATATCTTAAATGCGCTTGGGATCATTGCTTTTGCCTTTAGAGGTCACAATCTCATACTTGAAATTCAG GCTACAATGCCTTCAAGTGAGAAGCATCCATCACGAGTGCCCATGTGGAAGGGTGTCAAGGTGGCTTATGCACTTATTGCAATGTGTCTATTTCCCCTTGCGATTGGAGGCTATTGGGCTTATGGTCAAATG ATACCACCAAATGGGGGCATGCTAACAGCTTTATTTGCATTCCATGGAAGAGACACCTCAAGATTTATTCTAGGATTGACTAGTCTATTTGTCATAATTAATGCAATGAGCTCATTCCAAATCTATGGAATGCCAACGTTTGATGATTTGGAGTCATTGTATACCAAGAGAATGAAGAAGCCATGCCCGTGGTGGCTCCGAGCAATAATCCGCGCATTGGTCGGGTACCTATGCTTTTTCGTGGCAGTGGCAATCCCATTCTTGGGAAGTTTTGCTGGTTTAATAGGAGGAATAGCATTGCCAGTGACATTGGCCTATCCATGTTTCATGTGGCTTAAGATGAAGAAACCAAAGGTGTATAGCTCAATGTGGTTCCTTAACTGGGGACTGGGAATCTTTGGTTTAGCTCTCAGTGGGGCTCTGATTGCTGCTGGGATATATGTTGTTGTTAGCACTGGTACTAAAGTTAGCTtcttcaatccacaataa